Within the Saccharomonospora amisosensis genome, the region GGCATCGGGGTTGTCCGGCGGCACGGAGATGGTGGTGGTGTTGTCGGTAAGCGTCACGCTCCCGAGAACGCGATTGTCGTCGAGTTCGAGGTAGCCGGTGTTGTTGGTGAAGCCTGCCCCGCCGAAGATGTTGTTGCCCTCACACGGGATGCCGGCATCGGTGTCGCCGATCTGCACGACACCGTCCATCCCGCTGACCGACAGCCTGCCGAGCACGGTGCTTTCACACATCCGCAGACCGGTTCCACCGGTGGCGGTCACGGCCCCGATGATGCGGGCACCCTCGGCGTTCAGCGCGCCGGCGCCACTGATGTTGACGGAGCCGAGCACGATCGTCCCCGGAAGTAGCGTCGTGGGTTCGGTGATGTCCACCGAGCCGGTCACCGGCCCCGATTCCTCGGCAGCGACAGTGACGACAACGGGGTCCGATGTGGACGCCGCGCAGGAGGCGTCGCCGCCGTAATCGGCGGTGATGCTGTGGGCGCCGGGCGCAAGCCCGTACACGGTCAACACAGCGGTGGCGGTGTCCGGGTCA harbors:
- a CDS encoding Ig-like domain-containing protein, with amino-acid sequence MAGVAVLFGAFSAVLVPQAAAQPATSTTTLTAEPPSPTFGDPVTLTATVTCAGAQPGGTAGFTTEGGSLGDAMLQPADPDTATAVLTVYGLAPGAHSITADYGGDASCAASTSDPVVVTVAAEESGPVTGSVDITEPTTLLPGTIVLGSVNISGAGALNAEGARIIGAVTATGGTGLRMCESTVLGRLSVSGMDGVVQIGDTDAGIPCEGNNIFGGAGFTNNTGYLELDDNRVLGSVTLTDNTTTISVPPDNPDATEVTANTIFGSLACTGNTPPPTNSGEPNTVYGSSTGQCAEL